In a genomic window of Lacrimispora sp. BS-2:
- a CDS encoding Stp1/IreP family PP2C-type Ser/Thr phosphatase: protein MKACAMTDTGRVRTANQDYVYAQAEPLGTLPNLFLVADGMGGHQAGDYASRYIAENLVAHLKQADSPGIVPPLREGILKVNGMLYQESLKSTELNGMGTTLVAAVIEDSTMYVANVGDSRLYLVRNRLQQITKDHSYVEELVSLGQLERGSRDYREKKNIITRAVGTEDKLEIDFFEVSLEPGDYVLMCSDGLSNMLEDAEIEEIICSELELPEKAEKLITIANDNGGKDNIAVVLIDPQIGREVSL, encoded by the coding sequence ATGAAGGCTTGCGCTATGACGGACACCGGAAGAGTCCGTACGGCCAATCAGGATTATGTCTATGCCCAGGCAGAGCCTTTGGGCACACTGCCCAATCTTTTTTTGGTTGCAGACGGCATGGGCGGTCATCAGGCCGGGGATTACGCCTCCAGATATATTGCTGAAAATCTGGTGGCTCACTTAAAACAGGCGGATTCGCCGGGGATTGTTCCCCCTCTCCGGGAGGGAATTTTAAAGGTCAACGGAATGCTTTACCAGGAATCCTTAAAAAGTACAGAATTAAACGGCATGGGAACAACCCTGGTGGCAGCAGTGATCGAAGATTCTACCATGTACGTGGCTAATGTGGGAGACAGCCGTTTGTATCTGGTTAGGAACCGGCTGCAGCAGATTACAAAGGACCATTCCTATGTGGAAGAACTGGTGTCTTTAGGCCAGCTGGAACGGGGAAGCCGGGATTACCGGGAAAAAAAGAATATTATAACAAGAGCGGTTGGTACAGAGGATAAGCTGGAGATTGATTTTTTTGAAGTCAGTCTGGAACCGGGGGATTATGTGCTCATGTGTTCCGATGGACTCAGCAATATGCTTGAGGACGCTGAGATAGAAGAAATTATCTGCTCAGAACTGGAACTGCCGGAAAAGGCAGAAAAGTTGATTACAATAGCCAATGATAATGGCGGAAAAGATAATATAGCTGTTGTTTTAATTGATCCGCAAATTGGCAGGGAGGTAAGCTTATGA
- a CDS encoding alpha/beta hydrolase, with product MYIEVNGITLYYEVSGSGPAILLLHGNGEDHSIFNETAELLRKDYTVYALDSRDHGKSSRVQTLSYDEMAEDVAEFVGMLKLEKPCCCGFSDGGIIGILASVRHPELFSKLVLCGANAYPQGLKWYWLKFFTMIEALSHDPKLLMMLREPQITAKELESISVPVLLLAGERDMIRESHTRYLASKIKGSRVRILPGEGHGSYIIHSRKLYYSMKKFLKRPLS from the coding sequence GTGTATATTGAGGTAAACGGAATTACGTTATATTATGAGGTGTCAGGAAGCGGCCCGGCCATCCTTCTTCTCCATGGAAATGGGGAGGATCACAGCATTTTTAATGAGACGGCGGAGCTTTTAAGAAAAGATTATACTGTTTATGCCCTGGATTCCAGGGATCATGGGAAAAGCTCCAGAGTGCAAACACTGAGCTATGACGAAATGGCGGAAGATGTGGCAGAATTTGTCGGAATGCTGAAGCTTGAAAAACCCTGCTGCTGCGGATTCAGCGACGGTGGGATCATAGGGATACTTGCCTCCGTCCGGCATCCTGAGCTTTTTTCAAAGCTGGTGCTTTGCGGTGCCAATGCTTATCCCCAGGGCTTAAAGTGGTACTGGCTTAAATTTTTTACTATGATCGAAGCCTTAAGCCATGACCCAAAGCTTCTGATGATGCTTAGAGAACCCCAGATTACGGCCAAAGAGCTGGAGAGCATTTCTGTTCCAGTGCTTCTTTTGGCAGGAGAACGGGATATGATCCGTGAATCCCATACCCGTTATCTTGCTTCAAAGATAAAAGGCAGCCGTGTTAGAATTCTTCCCGGGGAAGGGCATGGAAGCTACATTATTCACAGCAGAAAACTTTATTATTCCATGAAAAAGTTTCTTAAAAGACCGCTTTCATGA
- a CDS encoding pyridoxamine kinase — MTSEIHQKKIAVIHDLSGYGRCSLTVALPILSALKVQCCPVPTSILSNHTGFPTYFFDDYTEKMPSYIEQWKKLDLSFDGIYSGFLGSEEQIGIVIDMIKDFRTPDTKVLVDPIMGDHGKAYQTYTERMCSRMKELVGFGDIVTPNLTEACILTGREYRPEGWKRAELLAMAAEILEMGPDSVVITGVREGGYVTNVVAEKDQEPHFLRSLHVGCERPGTGDVFSSILAAQTVKEIPLTETVKKAAGFVKNCIIKSDELHVPVKNGVCFEEILSLLIRG; from the coding sequence ATGACATCAGAAATACATCAGAAAAAAATTGCTGTCATTCATGATCTGTCAGGATATGGCCGCTGTTCCTTAACAGTGGCCCTTCCCATTCTTTCAGCCTTAAAGGTCCAGTGCTGTCCGGTTCCAACCTCCATCCTATCTAATCATACCGGATTTCCAACCTATTTTTTTGATGATTATACGGAGAAAATGCCTTCATATATTGAACAGTGGAAAAAACTGGATCTGTCCTTTGACGGGATTTACAGCGGATTTTTAGGCTCCGAGGAACAGATTGGAATTGTCATTGACATGATTAAGGATTTTAGAACACCGGATACAAAGGTTTTGGTGGATCCCATTATGGGAGACCATGGGAAAGCCTATCAGACCTATACGGAAAGGATGTGCAGCCGTATGAAGGAACTGGTTGGCTTTGGAGACATTGTAACTCCCAATCTGACAGAGGCCTGTATCCTGACCGGAAGAGAATACCGGCCAGAGGGCTGGAAGCGTGCAGAGCTTCTTGCAATGGCAGCTGAAATATTGGAAATGGGACCTGATTCCGTGGTGATCACAGGCGTAAGGGAAGGCGGCTATGTGACTAATGTAGTAGCGGAGAAGGACCAGGAGCCCCACTTTTTACGTTCTCTTCATGTTGGATGTGAACGGCCGGGAACCGGAGATGTGTTTTCCAGCATCCTTGCAGCCCAGACTGTGAAGGAAATTCCATTGACAGAAACAGTGAAAAAAGCGGCCGGCTTTGTAAAGAACTGTATTATAAAATCCGATGAGCTTCATGTTCCGGTGAAAAACGGAGTTTGCTTTGAAGAAATCCTTTCTTTGCTCATTCGTGGATAA
- the ylxM gene encoding YlxM family DNA-binding protein, with the protein MERIARQGLLYDFYGALLTEHQRHIYEDVVFYDLSLSEIAQEQGISRQGVHDLIKRCDKILEGYEEKLHLVKKFEQTKKLAREIQSLTKEFADRADMNLIHRIEEISGEIIELEAH; encoded by the coding sequence ATGGAAAGGATTGCAAGACAGGGCTTATTATATGATTTCTATGGCGCTCTTTTAACAGAGCATCAGAGGCATATCTATGAAGATGTTGTTTTTTATGACCTTTCTTTAAGTGAGATTGCACAAGAACAGGGAATCAGCCGTCAGGGGGTCCATGACCTCATCAAACGGTGCGATAAAATCCTGGAAGGTTATGAAGAGAAGCTTCATCTGGTAAAAAAATTTGAGCAGACAAAAAAACTGGCCAGAGAGATCCAGAGTTTGACGAAAGAGTTTGCCGACAGGGCAGACATGAATCTGATCCATCGCATTGAGGAGATATCGGGCGAAATCATCGAGCTGGAAGCTCATTAG
- the serS gene encoding serine--tRNA ligase codes for MLDLKFVRENPEIVKENIKNKFQDNKLPLVDEVIELDEQNRAAKQEGDALRAERNKLSKQIGALMGQGKKEEAEEMKKKVTDASEDLAQLEDKERDLEERIKKIMMTIPNIIDPSVPIGKDDSENVEVERYGEPVVPEFEIPYHTDIMESFNGIDLDSARKVAGNGFYYLMGDIARLHSSVLSYARDFMINRGFTYCIPPFMIRSEVVTGVMSFAEMDAMMYKIEGEDLYLIGTSEHSMIGKFIDTILPEEKLPETLTSYSPCFRKEKGAHGLEERGVYRIHQFEKQEMIVVCKPEESMDWYDKLWQNTVDLFRSLDIPVRTLECCSGDLADLKVKSVDVEAWSPRQKKYFEVGSCSNLGDAQARRLKIRVAGEDGRKYFAHTLNNTVAAPPRMLIAFLENNLQADGTVKIPEALQPYMGGTKALMPKK; via the coding sequence ATGTTAGATTTAAAGTTTGTAAGAGAAAATCCTGAAATTGTAAAGGAAAACATTAAAAATAAATTTCAGGATAACAAGCTGCCTTTAGTTGACGAGGTCATTGAACTTGATGAGCAGAACCGTGCGGCAAAGCAGGAAGGGGATGCCTTAAGAGCTGAGCGCAACAAACTTTCCAAACAGATCGGCGCCTTAATGGGACAGGGAAAAAAGGAAGAAGCAGAGGAAATGAAGAAAAAAGTGACCGATGCTTCCGAAGATCTTGCCCAGTTGGAAGATAAGGAACGTGACCTGGAAGAAAGAATCAAAAAAATCATGATGACCATTCCGAATATCATTGATCCCAGCGTCCCCATCGGTAAGGATGACAGCGAGAACGTAGAGGTAGAGCGTTACGGCGAACCGGTCGTTCCTGAGTTTGAAATTCCTTATCATACGGACATTATGGAAAGCTTTAACGGCATTGACCTTGACAGTGCAAGAAAGGTGGCTGGCAATGGCTTCTATTACCTGATGGGTGATATTGCAAGGCTTCATTCTTCCGTACTTTCCTATGCAAGGGATTTCATGATAAACCGTGGCTTCACCTACTGCATTCCGCCTTTCATGATCCGCAGCGAAGTAGTGACCGGCGTTATGAGTTTTGCGGAAATGGATGCCATGATGTATAAGATCGAAGGAGAGGATTTATATCTGATCGGTACCAGTGAGCATTCCATGATCGGAAAGTTCATTGATACCATCCTTCCGGAAGAAAAGCTTCCAGAGACTCTGACCAGTTATTCTCCCTGCTTCCGTAAGGAGAAAGGCGCTCACGGCTTAGAGGAACGTGGAGTATACCGGATCCACCAGTTTGAGAAACAGGAAATGATCGTTGTCTGCAAACCGGAAGAAAGCATGGATTGGTATGATAAATTATGGCAGAATACAGTTGACTTGTTCCGTTCCCTGGATATCCCTGTAAGAACCCTGGAATGCTGTTCCGGAGATCTGGCAGATTTAAAGGTGAAATCCGTGGATGTGGAGGCATGGTCTCCCAGACAGAAAAAATATTTTGAGGTGGGCAGCTGCTCTAATTTAGGCGATGCCCAGGCAAGAAGACTGAAAATCCGTGTTGCAGGTGAAGACGGAAGAAAATATTTTGCCCATACCTTAAACAATACCGTAGCTGCCCCTCCAAGAATGCTGATCGCTTTCCTGGAAAACAACTTACAGGCAGACGGAACCGTGAAGATTCCGGAGGCTTTACAGCCTTATATGGGAGGCACAAAAGCACTTATGCCGAAAAAATAA
- the rpe gene encoding ribulose-phosphate 3-epimerase, which produces MLKLAPSILAADFKILGQQVAEVAEAGAQYIHLDVMDGAFVPSISFGMPVIGSLRDCTDRVFDVHMMVEEPGRYVNDIKEAGADLICVHAEACTHLDRTINQIKEAGLKAGVALNPATPLSVLDLILPEVDMVLIMTVNPGFGGQKFIPYTLDKVRALRQICRERNLETDIQVDGGVTCDNVRELIEAGANVFVAGSAVFKGNAAANTKAFLKIFEEYEG; this is translated from the coding sequence ATGCTTAAACTTGCCCCTTCCATATTAGCGGCGGACTTTAAAATTCTTGGACAGCAGGTAGCTGAGGTAGCGGAGGCAGGTGCCCAGTACATTCATCTGGATGTGATGGATGGAGCATTTGTTCCCAGCATTTCATTTGGAATGCCGGTTATTGGAAGCCTTCGGGACTGCACGGACCGGGTTTTCGATGTTCATATGATGGTAGAGGAACCCGGAAGATATGTAAACGATATCAAAGAAGCGGGAGCTGATCTCATCTGTGTCCATGCGGAAGCATGTACCCATCTGGACCGCACCATTAATCAGATCAAGGAAGCAGGACTAAAGGCAGGAGTGGCACTTAATCCGGCGACCCCCTTATCTGTCCTTGACTTAATTCTTCCGGAAGTGGATATGGTTTTAATTATGACGGTAAATCCAGGTTTTGGCGGACAAAAATTCATCCCTTATACACTGGATAAGGTGAGGGCTTTAAGGCAAATTTGCAGGGAACGGAATCTTGAGACGGATATCCAGGTTGACGGAGGCGTGACTTGTGATAATGTGAGAGAACTGATCGAAGCAGGCGCTAATGTATTTGTGGCCGGTTCAGCTGTGTTTAAAGGAAATGCTGCCGCCAATACAAAGGCATTCTTAAAAATATTTGAGGAATATGAAGGGTGA
- a CDS encoding thiamine diphosphokinase — MDYGFAGRFLENREFDKVIAVDGGLAALSRLRLKPDAIVGDFDTVAEDVLAEYKNSQDKITWEIHKPEKDETDTELAINTAIGLGCSELVMLGATGGRMDHFIGNLHLLYACLKKGVKAAIVDEKNWITVIDKGRTFHAETLWGKYISFLPLYGEVKKITLTGFKYPLYEKDIDLGTSLCISNELTGVEGTIEFASGTLICIQSHD, encoded by the coding sequence ATGGATTATGGATTTGCCGGCAGGTTTTTAGAAAACAGAGAGTTTGATAAAGTCATCGCAGTAGATGGCGGGCTGGCGGCCCTTTCCAGGCTTCGGTTAAAGCCTGATGCCATTGTCGGAGATTTTGATACGGTGGCAGAAGATGTCCTGGCAGAATATAAAAACAGCCAGGACAAGATCACCTGGGAAATCCATAAACCGGAAAAGGATGAGACTGATACCGAACTTGCCATAAATACCGCCATAGGACTCGGCTGCTCGGAGTTAGTCATGCTTGGGGCAACGGGAGGAAGGATGGACCATTTTATCGGCAATCTCCATCTTCTCTATGCATGTCTGAAAAAAGGCGTAAAAGCCGCCATTGTTGATGAAAAAAACTGGATTACGGTGATCGATAAGGGAAGAACCTTTCATGCTGAAACATTGTGGGGAAAGTATATTTCCTTCCTTCCCCTGTACGGAGAAGTGAAGAAAATCACATTGACCGGATTCAAATATCCTCTTTATGAAAAGGATATTGACTTAGGAACAAGCTTGTGCATCAGCAATGAGCTGACCGGTGTAGAGGGCACAATTGAATTCGCGTCAGGAACCCTGATTTGTATCCAGTCCCATGATTAA
- the rsgA gene encoding ribosome small subunit-dependent GTPase A, with amino-acid sequence MTGKILKGIAGFYYVHGTDETIYECKAKGIFRNKNVKPLVGDDVEFSILDSLEKKGNIEHILPRENSLVRPAVANVDQALVLFSITHPEPNLNLLDRFLVMMEVQEVPVKICFNKIDLVGNEEMQALGEIYEAAGYPVYFTSTYDDQGIEEIRELVRGKTTVLAGPSGVGKSSLTNLLYPQAEMETAGISEKIQRGKHTTRHSELFGIGRDTYLMDTPGFSSMYLDDMECGRLKDYFPEFEPYEDGCRFLGCVHIGEKTCGVKDAVEEGKINRGRYENYRLLYQDLKEKRRY; translated from the coding sequence ATGACAGGAAAAATTTTGAAAGGAATTGCAGGCTTTTACTATGTCCACGGCACGGACGAAACCATCTATGAATGTAAGGCAAAGGGTATATTCCGCAATAAAAACGTAAAACCTTTGGTTGGGGATGATGTGGAATTTTCCATTCTGGACAGTTTGGAAAAGAAAGGCAACATCGAGCATATCCTTCCCAGGGAAAATTCCCTGGTTCGTCCGGCCGTAGCCAATGTAGATCAGGCTCTGGTGCTGTTTTCCATCACCCATCCGGAACCTAACTTAAATCTACTGGACCGTTTTCTGGTTATGATGGAAGTTCAGGAGGTTCCTGTAAAAATCTGTTTTAATAAAATTGATTTGGTTGGAAACGAGGAAATGCAGGCTCTTGGAGAAATCTATGAGGCGGCCGGCTATCCCGTATATTTTACCAGTACCTATGACGACCAGGGAATTGAGGAGATCAGGGAACTGGTACGGGGAAAAACCACGGTTTTAGCAGGACCTTCCGGAGTAGGGAAGTCCTCTTTAACCAATCTTCTCTATCCCCAGGCTGAGATGGAGACTGCAGGTATCAGTGAAAAGATCCAGAGGGGAAAGCATACCACCAGGCATTCGGAGCTTTTCGGCATCGGCCGGGATACGTACCTGATGGATACACCTGGATTTAGTTCCATGTACTTAGATGACATGGAGTGCGGCCGGCTGAAAGATTATTTCCCGGAGTTTGAACCCTATGAGGACGGCTGCCGGTTTCTGGGCTGTGTGCACATAGGGGAAAAAACCTGCGGAGTAAAAGATGCGGTAGAAGAAGGAAAGATAAACCGGGGCCGATATGAAAACTACCGGCTTTTATATCAGGATCTAAAAGAGAAAAGGAGATATTAA
- a CDS encoding VOC family protein, which translates to MITFNHFNFNVLDLEKSLKFYKDALGLTPVREKTASDGSFKLIYLGDGKSDFTLELTYLTERKEPYNLGECEFHLAFQTDEYESFYKKHKEMGVICFENPAMGIYFISDPDGYWIEIVPAR; encoded by the coding sequence ATGATTACATTTAACCATTTTAATTTTAATGTACTTGATCTGGAAAAGAGCTTAAAATTTTATAAAGATGCATTGGGACTTACCCCTGTGCGAGAAAAAACAGCATCGGATGGTTCCTTTAAACTGATATATTTAGGTGATGGGAAAAGTGATTTTACCCTGGAACTGACTTACTTAACAGAGCGGAAAGAGCCTTATAACCTGGGCGAATGTGAATTTCATCTGGCATTCCAAACGGACGAATACGAGAGCTTCTATAAAAAACATAAGGAAATGGGCGTTATCTGTTTTGAAAATCCTGCCATGGGCATTTACTTCATCAGTGATCCGGACGGCTATTGGATCGAGATTGTTCCCGCCAGATAA
- the ffh gene encoding signal recognition particle protein has protein sequence MAFESLSDKLQNVFKSLRGKGRLSEADVKTALKEVKMALLEADVSFKVVKQFISAVQERAIGQDVQNSLTPGQMVIKIVNEELVKLMGSETTEIQLKPASDMTIIMMAGLQGAGKTTTTAKIAGKLKAKGRKPLLVACDVYRPAAIKQLQINGEKQGVPVFSMGENHKPADIAKAAVAYAEKNDQNVIILDTAGRLHIDEDMMNELIEIKDTVDVHQTILVVDAMTGQDAVNVAGMFNDKIGIDGVIITKLDGDTRGGAALSIRAVTGKPVLYVGMGEKLSDLEQFYPDRMASRILGMGDILSLIEKAETQVDEEKAKELSQKLRKAEFDYNDFLDQMNQVKKMGGMASILSMMPGMGQMKDMDFDEKAMDRVEAIILSMTSKERLNPELMKNASRKQRVAKGAGVDITEVNRIVKQFDQMKKMMKQLPGMMGGGKRHGGLLGKLKLPF, from the coding sequence ATGGCTTTTGAGAGCTTATCCGATAAATTACAGAATGTATTTAAAAGTTTAAGAGGCAAAGGACGCTTGTCCGAAGCCGATGTAAAGACAGCCCTTAAAGAAGTGAAGATGGCTTTGTTGGAAGCCGATGTAAGCTTTAAGGTTGTTAAGCAGTTTATTAGTGCCGTACAGGAGCGGGCCATTGGACAGGATGTCCAGAACAGTCTGACTCCCGGACAGATGGTTATAAAGATTGTAAATGAAGAGCTGGTAAAGCTGATGGGGTCTGAGACGACTGAGATTCAGTTAAAACCTGCCAGCGATATGACCATCATCATGATGGCCGGTCTTCAGGGTGCCGGTAAGACCACCACCACTGCCAAGATTGCCGGAAAACTCAAGGCAAAAGGCAGGAAACCGCTTCTCGTTGCCTGTGACGTTTACCGTCCGGCTGCTATCAAGCAGCTGCAGATCAATGGAGAAAAGCAGGGCGTTCCCGTATTCTCCATGGGAGAAAACCATAAGCCGGCGGATATTGCAAAAGCTGCGGTTGCCTATGCGGAAAAGAATGACCAGAATGTAATTATTCTGGACACGGCAGGCCGCCTTCACATTGATGAGGACATGATGAACGAGCTGATCGAAATTAAAGATACAGTAGATGTTCATCAGACAATACTGGTAGTAGATGCCATGACAGGACAGGATGCAGTAAATGTAGCAGGAATGTTCAACGATAAAATCGGCATTGACGGCGTTATCATTACCAAGCTGGACGGTGATACCCGGGGCGGTGCTGCCCTTTCAATCCGTGCAGTGACCGGAAAGCCGGTTCTTTACGTAGGTATGGGAGAAAAGCTTTCGGATCTGGAACAGTTTTATCCGGACCGTATGGCTTCCAGAATACTTGGCATGGGCGATATCCTTTCCCTTATTGAAAAGGCTGAAACCCAGGTTGACGAAGAGAAAGCAAAAGAGCTGTCCCAAAAGCTCCGCAAGGCGGAATTTGATTATAACGATTTTTTGGACCAGATGAATCAGGTAAAGAAAATGGGCGGCATGGCAAGTATTTTAAGCATGATGCCAGGCATGGGACAAATGAAGGATATGGATTTTGATGAAAAAGCCATGGACCGGGTAGAAGCGATCATCCTTTCCATGACCAGCAAAGAACGGTTGAATCCGGAGCTTATGAAGAATGCTTCCAGAAAACAGCGTGTGGCTAAAGGCGCAGGCGTGGATATTACCGAGGTAAACCGCATTGTAAAGCAGTTTGACCAGATGAAAAAGATGATGAAACAGCTTCCCGGCATGATGGGCGGCGGTAAGCGTCACGGCGGTTTGTTAGGTAAACTGAAATTACCGTTTTAA
- a CDS encoding ECF transporter S component yields the protein MSKTDNRIYKTALTGLFAAMSYIVFTFLQFKITLPGGDATSIHLGNAVCVLGALLLGGLYGGLGGAIGMTIGDLFDPVYVVYAPKTFVLKLCIGLITGFLAHKIGRINESSDKKHILSWTIAAVAGGLLFNVIFDPLVGYFYKLLILGKPAAELALAWNIASTSINAITSAIVSVIIYMPLRNSLIRSGLFTKIC from the coding sequence ATGAGTAAAACAGACAACAGGATTTATAAAACCGCACTGACAGGACTATTTGCAGCCATGTCCTATATAGTATTTACGTTCCTGCAATTTAAGATCACCCTACCGGGAGGAGATGCCACATCCATTCATCTGGGAAATGCGGTCTGTGTTTTGGGCGCGCTTTTATTAGGTGGACTGTACGGCGGATTAGGCGGCGCCATCGGCATGACCATTGGAGACCTTTTTGACCCGGTTTATGTGGTCTATGCACCAAAGACTTTTGTACTAAAGCTGTGCATTGGTCTTATCACCGGATTCCTGGCTCATAAAATCGGCAGGATTAATGAATCCTCTGATAAAAAGCATATACTTTCCTGGACCATTGCGGCAGTGGCAGGAGGACTTTTGTTCAATGTGATTTTTGATCCCCTGGTGGGTTATTTTTACAAGCTTCTGATCCTGGGAAAACCGGCGGCAGAACTGGCGCTGGCATGGAATATTGCATCTACTTCCATTAATGCAATAACCTCTGCCATTGTTTCCGTCATCATTTATATGCCCCTCCGGAATTCCCTGATCAGGTCCGGTTTATTTACGAAAATTTGTTAG
- the pknB gene encoding Stk1 family PASTA domain-containing Ser/Thr kinase — protein MILRPGTFLQDRYEILDQIGSGGMSDVYKALCHKLNRPVAIKVLKEEFSLDSGFVSKFKMEAQAAARLSHPNIVNIYDVVDEGNLHYIVMELIEGITLKNYITKKGCLDVKEAIGVAISVAQGIAAAHEQGIIHRDIKPQNIIIARDGKVKVADFGIARAASSQTLSATAVGSVHYISPEQARGGYSDVRSDVYSLGITMYEMVAGRVPFQGDNTVTVALAHLEDPITPPSFYNENIPVGLENIILKCTEKKPEYRYGSMQETISDLRKALVNPDGDFVQYNSQVDDSQTVIIGKPELEQIRSGRKVQADPAVNRNGNRNQEQRPERRQEKNAGAQPGGRTRKQDSEDDINPKIERLLTAAGVGVAILIVVVLVIVFSKVGGLFRSGSPKETESTAEISTEETLSDKKVKMTSVVGLATDIAEQKLKDNGGLYMKVSDYVFHDTIDKGDIVSQDPVEGTVIDKYSAVYVVVSKGPEHATIDLTKLGLEKMDGTSAKAVLESNGLTVNIEQKSSETVASGYVISYTPDAAKEGETVTLVISSGPALVNPVTVPDITGQTQEIAVEMLADVGLVQGTVTEAASETVLRGSVISQSLTANSQVEAGTAVNYVISSGTAQQAKVKYLASIEKSYPLQNIIGPGSGSTQLTLKIQLKQSVNGKDEIRELMGPVTMAGDQVLPVSFKNIEGAYGVSSGTVEIVNVETGDVINSYVITFIPVPQS, from the coding sequence ATGATCTTAAGACCGGGGACATTTTTACAGGACAGATATGAAATACTGGACCAGATCGGTTCCGGCGGGATGTCAGATGTATATAAGGCCCTGTGCCATAAATTAAACCGCCCTGTTGCCATAAAGGTCTTGAAGGAAGAATTCAGTTTAGACAGCGGTTTTGTCAGCAAGTTTAAGATGGAAGCCCAGGCGGCTGCCCGCCTTTCCCATCCCAACATCGTAAATATCTATGATGTCGTGGATGAAGGGAATCTCCATTACATTGTTATGGAACTGATTGAAGGAATCACGTTAAAAAATTATATTACAAAAAAAGGCTGTCTTGATGTGAAGGAGGCCATAGGCGTTGCTATTTCCGTTGCGCAGGGAATTGCGGCAGCTCATGAACAGGGAATCATACACCGGGATATCAAGCCCCAGAATATTATCATTGCCAGGGATGGAAAGGTGAAGGTGGCTGATTTCGGAATCGCCCGTGCCGCTTCTTCCCAGACCTTAAGCGCTACCGCGGTGGGCTCTGTCCATTACATATCTCCGGAACAGGCAAGAGGCGGTTACAGCGATGTGAGAAGCGATGTTTATTCTCTGGGAATTACCATGTACGAAATGGTGGCCGGCCGGGTCCCCTTTCAGGGAGATAATACAGTAACCGTTGCCCTGGCTCATTTGGAAGACCCTATCACACCGCCCAGCTTTTATAATGAGAACATTCCGGTAGGACTTGAGAACATTATTTTAAAATGTACCGAGAAAAAGCCGGAGTACCGTTATGGAAGCATGCAGGAGACCATATCCGACTTACGGAAAGCGCTTGTCAATCCTGACGGAGATTTTGTCCAGTACAATTCCCAGGTGGATGATTCCCAGACTGTCATCATAGGAAAGCCGGAGCTGGAGCAGATCCGTTCCGGCCGGAAGGTACAGGCAGATCCTGCTGTAAACAGGAATGGAAACAGAAATCAGGAGCAGCGGCCGGAACGCCGCCAGGAAAAAAATGCAGGCGCACAGCCGGGCGGCAGAACCAGAAAACAGGATTCTGAGGATGACATCAATCCCAAAATCGAACGGCTTCTAACTGCGGCAGGTGTTGGTGTTGCCATCCTCATTGTGGTCGTACTGGTCATTGTATTCTCAAAGGTGGGAGGATTGTTCCGTTCCGGTTCTCCTAAGGAAACCGAATCAACTGCGGAGATTTCCACCGAAGAAACCTTAAGTGATAAAAAGGTGAAAATGACAAGCGTTGTGGGCTTGGCAACGGATATTGCAGAGCAGAAGTTAAAGGACAACGGCGGACTGTATATGAAGGTAAGCGATTACGTATTTCATGATACCATAGACAAAGGCGATATCGTGTCCCAGGATCCGGTTGAAGGGACTGTAATTGATAAGTATTCTGCTGTCTACGTAGTGGTCAGCAAGGGACCGGAACATGCAACCATTGACTTAACAAAGCTTGGACTTGAGAAGATGGATGGCACTTCAGCCAAAGCAGTGCTGGAGAGCAATGGCCTGACTGTTAATATAGAGCAGAAAAGCAGCGAAACCGTTGCGTCAGGATATGTAATCAGCTATACTCCTGATGCGGCAAAAGAAGGTGAAACCGTAACTCTGGTTATAAGCAGCGGTCCGGCTCTTGTCAATCCGGTCACGGTTCCGGATATTACCGGCCAGACTCAGGAGATTGCTGTGGAGATGCTGGCTGACGTGGGACTGGTACAGGGTACGGTTACGGAAGCGGCTTCTGAGACGGTTTTAAGGGGCAGTGTCATCAGCCAGTCCTTAACCGCTAACAGCCAGGTAGAGGCTGGAACTGCCGTGAATTATGTTATCAGCAGTGGAACCGCCCAACAGGCCAAAGTCAAGTATCTGGCTTCTATTGAAAAGTCCTATCCCCTGCAAAACATTATCGGACCAGGCTCCGGCAGCACCCAGCTTACCTTAAAGATCCAGCTGAAGCAATCGGTAAATGGAAAAGACGAAATCAGAGAGCTTATGGGACCTGTTACCATGGCAGGTGACCAGGTGCTTCCTGTATCATTTAAGAATATAGAAGGCGCATATGGCGTTTCAAGCGGTACTGTAGAGATTGTAAATGTGGAGACTGGCGATGTGATTAATTCTTATGTCATCACATTTATCCCGGTGCCACAATCGTAA